The genomic DNA TCCGGATACCTGGAAAGAAATCTTTGAAGGGACGGCGGACAAATTCGACAAGTTAATCAAGGAATTCAATAAAGAGGTCGAAGCATAAAAATGGCTAAATTCAATGTCGATGTCAAGACAAAAATCGACGATTTATACCGCTTGAATTTCGACGGCTTCAGAAAAGATTTTCTGCTTTCGTGGGATAAAAGCATGGATGATATTCAAGCGGTCATCACTCTGGCCGAAATTTTGCGCGAGTTTCATAGGGATAACGTCGCGCTGCGGATTTTTCGCACCGGGCTGGCCGTGTCTTTTTTCCGCGATAAATCGACCAGGACCAGGTTGGCCTATGCTTCCGCCTGCGACCTGCTGGGATTGACGATTCAGGAAATGGACGAGGAAAAATCCCAGATAGCCCACGGCGAGACCATCAGGGAAACAGCGAATATGATTTCCTTTCTGAGCGAAGTGATCGGCATCAGGGATGACATGTTCCTGGGCCGAGGGCACAATTTCATGAAAGAAATTGCCCGCGCCTTGGACGACGGTTTTGCCGAAGGAGTTCTAGGCCGCCGGCCCGCCGTGATCAATTTGCAGTGCGATCTGGATCATCCCACCCAGACGCTCTCGGATTTGGTGCATTTGAAAAACTATTTTGGCAGCCTGAACGAATTAAAACACAAAAAACTGGTCATGAGCTGGGCCTATTCGCCGAGCTACGGCAAACCGCTGTCGGTGCCCCAGGGCATCATTTCCCTGTTAAGCCGGTTCGGCATGGATATCGTCCTGGCTTATCCGGAAAAA from Candidatus Aminicenantes bacterium includes the following:
- a CDS encoding knotted carbamoyltransferase YgeW, translating into MAKFNVDVKTKIDDLYRLNFDGFRKDFLLSWDKSMDDIQAVITLAEILREFHRDNVALRIFRTGLAVSFFRDKSTRTRLAYASACDLLGLTIQEMDEEKSQIAHGETIRETANMISFLSEVIGIRDDMFLGRGHNFMKEIARALDDGFAEGVLGRRPAVINLQCDLDHPTQTLSDLVHLKNYFGSLNELKHKKLVMSWAYSPSYGKPLSVPQGIISLLSRFGMDIVLAYPEKYDLVPEIVETSKKFAKESGGSFTISHDMKEAFKNADAVYPKSWAPYWVM